A portion of the Sabethes cyaneus chromosome 3, idSabCyanKW18_F2, whole genome shotgun sequence genome contains these proteins:
- the LOC128742375 gene encoding uricase, with amino-acid sequence MMSRKLLNEASEERGTSEHFQISNYGYGKDSVKVLHVVRNGLVHSIKEFEVGTKLKLASQKDYLQGDNSDIVATDSQKNTVYLLARKHGLKSPEEFGILLCNHFLTKYSHVNEVSIHIDEYPWSRMGFGKGPYQDLHNHAFVFTPTAIRYCDVTQKRGDSNPTVISGLTDLRVLKTTQSAFVNFVNDEYRSLPDQHDRIFSTIVRSSWQYSTVQNVDFDFCWNKVKQSILNTFAGDAEKGIFSPSVQNTLYLAEKLVLESIPEISSIDMTMPNKHYFNFDFSKFPKLINSDELKEETVFLPVDKPAGIIYAQLDRKSPMKSKL; translated from the exons ATGATGTCCAGAAAGCTGCTGAATGAAGCTTCCGAAGAGCGGGGAACCTCCGAACACTTTCAAATTAGCAACTACGGCTATGGCAAGGATAGCGTCAAAGTGTTGCATGTAGTACGAAATGGGCTGGTGCACAGTATTAAGGAGTTCGAGGTGGGAACGAAACTAAAGTTGGCCAGTCAAAAGGACTACCTACAAG GTGACAACTCGGACATTGTGGCAACCGATTCGCAGAAGAATACGGTTTATCTGCTGGCACGCAAGCATGGTTTGAAATCACCGGAAGAGTTTGGAATCCTTTTGTGCAACCATTTTCTCACTAAATACTCGCACGTAAACGAGGTCTCCATTCACATCGACGAGTACCCGTGGTCCCGAATGGGCTTCGGAAAGGGACCCTATCAGGATCTGCACAACCATGCATTCGTATTCACTCCAACTGCCATTCGCTATTGTGACGTTACTCAGAAACGAGGCG atTCCAATCCAACCGTCATCAGCGGCCTTACGGATCTGCGCGTGCTCAAGACAACCCAGTCGGCTTTCGTTAACTTCGTCAACGACGAGTACCGTTCGCTGCCGGATCAGCACGATCGAATTTTCAGCACCATCGTACGATCGTCCTGGCAGTACTCGACCGTGCAGAACGTAGATTTCGACTTCTGTTGGAATAAGGTTAAACAAAGCATTCTAAACACGTTCGCCGGCGATGCCGAGAAGGGCATCTTTTCGCCGAGTGTCCAAAATACGCTCTACCTGGCGGAGAAGCTAGTGCTCGAAAGCATTCCGGAAATTTCGTCGATCGATATGACGATGCCGAACAAGCactatttcaactttgattttagcaAGTTTCCCAAACTGATCAACAGTGACGAACTGAAGGAGGAAACCGTGTTTCTACCGGTGGACAAACCTGCCGGGATAATTTACGCCCAGCTTGATCGCAAATCGCCGATGAAGAGCAAACTTTga